In Thermodesulfobacteriota bacterium, a single window of DNA contains:
- the tatB gene encoding Sec-independent protein translocase protein TatB: MFGIGTSEILIILLIAILVLGPKEIPKIARTIGRGMRQLQRAKDELRQTLDKDFYDDEEEDTKPTREDQEGKKQKLTDENRSTNEDT, encoded by the coding sequence ATGTTCGGCATCGGTACCAGTGAGATACTGATAATCCTTTTAATTGCCATACTTGTTCTTGGGCCGAAGGAAATCCCCAAGATCGCCAGGACAATCGGCCGGGGTATGAGGCAGCTACAGAGAGCCAAGGACGAGCTGAGACAAACCCTGGACAAGGACTTTTATGATGATGAAGAAGAAGACACAAAGCCTACTAGAGAAGATCAAGAAGGGAAGAAACAAAAATTAACAGATGAAAATAGATCCACAAACGAGGATACTTAG